The nucleotide sequence GTGGCCTTCTCAAATGGATAAAAGATGATGATTGTAGCTCTTTcatatttttaggttttgctGTGGGGTCAGACATCTGGCCAAGAGTCTTAAAACTTCAGGTAGAAAACCCTGGCGTGTGCCAGCCGATTCTTGTGTTCAGCCCGAAGGAATTTTCAGGCAATTCTGTGGGCAGTTGCATGGTTAAGGGTGTTTTAAGTGACCTACTTGATAATTTCTTTGTTACTGAATTGTATTTGTATGAGAAACCTCCCCTGCTGTGGCAAAAGGGGCAAAAGTGTTGAGATTTTCAAGCAAAATCATCTCattttaatagaattaaaattttctgaaatcttGCGATATTTTTTGAGAGCAATCTTGtcattttctttgtgtttttttcgcaaaatttgtTGAGTTTGTCGAAAATGGGGTGATTTACCACCTCCCACCACCAATTTCGAGGATCTCTCCCTCGATCTCTCCCTCACTCTCTCAGCGCCGCTTGAAAAAAACAATTGCGAAATGAGTAGGCTGAGGAAGAGGGAGAAGAGAACTTCTCTGAGAAAAGCTTTCCTATCTTTCTTTCTCTCTCACGCATCCATCAAGTGACGAGCGAGAGAGGGAGAGAAAATGATGAGTATGGGGAGAGGATCTCGTGAAAAACGGGGGATCTCAGGAGCAGGAGAGAATTTCCGCCATTgcgataaaaaaaagtttccgaAAAAAAGTGGCGTCTTGTGCAGTCgttcttttgttttttgtaattttgtggcattttaatgcaaatttcggCAGAGTTTTAGTGGAAATCCGTTCAGAGAGAATCTGGGGATAACGTTTGGGGTCAGAATTCTTTTCCGGATGGTGGAATTTCCCCAGAAATGGAGCTTTATTGTGAGGATCGCTTCATCAACTTTCCGGCCTCCGTGGAATTTCAGCTGAATGGACGCGATGCTGGAGAGTTTGAGGGCTTCTTGCCCAACAACAGCCCCATTGGAACACCGCCAGAAACCTGGGAGCAGGAGTGGAACATGCTCAATCAGGAAATTTTCTCCACGATCAGCGACTCGCCTGTGAATTTCGACGTGCAGAATGTGCAAGAGCCTCTGGGTTCTCCGGAATCTCACCAAGAATTGGATCAGCATCTCACTGGCCACCAGCGCAGATCAAGGGCCAAGGGAAAGCTCAAGGACACCAAATCCTACTGCGTCTTCTGTTGCAATAACAAGGAAAGCAGAGAAGTGTACATGAGTCACCGCGTGAAGGATGCCCAAGGAAGGGTGACATGCCCCAGGCTCTTCAACTACGAATGCCCCATCTGCAAGAAGAAGGGCGCCGAGGCTCACACCGTCAAGTACTGCCCGAAGAAGACCATCCTGACGCCCGAAATGGCCGAGATGCAGTATGCCTATGAGCAGGAACGGAAGAATTTGAAGAAGAAACTTAGAGTTTGCATCCCCAGAGTTGAACCCTGGAAGTCCCTTCTTTATTCTGCTCTCTGCCCAAACGACACTCTCAGCATGATCCATTGAATATTCAATGTTTGAATTTTCCTGTATCAAGGTAAAAGTTCTTATCttgattttcatttttgttcgttttgaattttgaatgctCTTGTTCTGAGCTTTTTGAAGACAAAGCtctacaaaaaattaaaagttttcctAGTTGTTTACATAAAATATGTATTGCATGTGAAGTAAAATAtctgttcattttttttgtgcttaataaagtttttttcggaagagaagaaaaataatctttaaattaatttaaaagcaaaaaattgGACTTGACAGTTTGAATTCAAAATCGCTTGAAAAGCAGCCAGTGGCATCTGCGATGTGTGTCTTTGCTATCTGTGGAAAATGTGGAAGTCAGGGGGTctattgcaaaatttcattgttcaattcactgaaaattcacaatgaattttaattaagattttaatgattttgcatgtaattttattatttgaaaatcattcaaatataaaggcaagaaaaacaatattttctgataaaaatatttttgtattttattattaattctttCTCAGTTCAGATTTATTAGGAATCTGTGGAATCtattaataggggagactggagcaatTTGGCAAAtcggaaattttcaaattcaatatcttccaagagaaAAGAGACCGAAACttcaaattttaatcacagaTTGCCTACGTGAACCTGAATAGACGGCAAAGGTTTTAAGGAATTCGAGCAAGGAAtatagtaaataaaaaataataaaattttaagcctccttttttaaatatttgcccttcaggagatatcaattttcatcgACTTACAGAGCCCGCTCTCttatccggatcggcgtaatccggacgagttatcgacggttacattcaaaataattttgaggtcatgtatgtaTGTGTGTTCAGCAAATGCATACATTGcattgtgatgtttttgtttaataaatcaagtatacaatagactctctctcaatcggaaatatggggcaaaatgtcatccggtttagcgatagaattgagcgtcaaagcctttgtaaattccacaaaaagtgcttaattataaagaatcacaataaaataggaagaactacagcgaatttgagcgaattagcttcataattaaacgtgaaaattgtgaacaaaatttctcgcccgattgaaaaagatccGATtcagtgagagtctactgta is from Phlebotomus papatasi isolate M1 chromosome 1, Ppap_2.1, whole genome shotgun sequence and encodes:
- the LOC129797868 gene encoding nanos homolog 2-like → MELYCEDRFINFPASVEFQLNGRDAGEFEGFLPNNSPIGTPPETWEQEWNMLNQEIFSTISDSPVNFDVQNVQEPLGSPESHQELDQHLTGHQRRSRAKGKLKDTKSYCVFCCNNKESREVYMSHRVKDAQGRVTCPRLFNYECPICKKKGAEAHTVKYCPKKTILTPEMAEMQYAYEQERKNLKKKLRVCIPRVEPWKSLLYSALCPNDTLSMIH